From a region of the Coffea arabica cultivar ET-39 chromosome 3e, Coffea Arabica ET-39 HiFi, whole genome shotgun sequence genome:
- the LOC113736792 gene encoding putative disease resistance protein RGA3, whose product MADKVVDALLGSTVKVLVEKAINLASEQIGLFVGLKKDLEKLTDTLTLIQAVLRDAEEQLVTQEFVKRWLENLEAAAFDAGNLLDDINYEMIRRKVKIQNQMKRKVCFFFSLPNPIAFRSKMACKIQKINMDLKRINEEARNFSLQSQTASALSPPSEARFIKNRETDSVTVDASFVGRDNDVSAIVTQLTAMNNNETISVLAIVGMGGIGKTTLARKVFNDPNIEKHFDKRIWVCVSEDFNSNRLFGMILQSLQGREPEAKDREARVKQLKALLGGKKYLLVLDDVWNKESTLWNDFLGSLKGTSQEMGSWILVTTREQQVATITRISSPQDCSLKQLSDDQCWLILKENAFVGGEVPVGLQDIGLKIAQRCRGLPLAASVLGGMLHNKGPDEWQSLESGLQSLGGDENSYVTKILKLSFDHLPHPSLKKCFAYCSIFPQDFEMERNQLIQLWAAEGFLNPNPREKMCMEEVGKMYFNILLDSNLFQDAEKDAYGNVLYCKIHDLVHDMVQSISNSKTLRLTESSSVDKETSSIRYLALERSQEEMTFPSTESFKCITTLFLRGNISLNDREMSFFMLRVLNLRALSVKELPKSIGKLTHLRYLDSSKTSIKTLPESLCQLYSLQTLRVKYCDSLTKFPENFKNLVNLRHFDFFSKDKSTDIMPLEIGQLQFLQTLPFFNIGEERGRQIGELRNLKNLSGQLEVRNLELVRSKEEAESANLIGKPNIDVLKLLWNEIDNSRNNDSEYNQVLEGLHPHPNLKGLIIERFFGDQLSTWIGELGRLVKFELQNCKNCKELPTLGNMPLLRFLHLEGLDSLTSLGPSFYGRSGLHSGGTCQRPLNLFPTLECLIVEDMLNLREWTEASVDDGMVVVFPVLGMMRIINCPQLATLPNYFPRLKELEIHNTQNGSALMTYICSGVSTLTRLSIESVNRFTKLSNVLFQNNPKLEHLELNECDDLTHFLDFSFDVPQTSKRPSYQSVLEHTCIDKNDPRHLVGLESLETLIVHHCPSLESISIPRGRKYFTALRELNIQWCHGLTHLSIPQISESGWDSTSSPLSSSSTCPPPLRLERLVVYGCTNLISFPIDLARTPSLSYVDISECEELTDLPKGKLCSLTSLRRLEIGPFSETTTELHCFLDLFDALPPPHPYFPSLSTLFLFGWPHWESLPEQLQHLSALTALALSGFGVKSLPDWFGKLSSLEKLSLWACEKLENLPSHQSMRSLTRLRELQIFYCPLVKERCNPESSSSSSSDPNSERSKISHIPYILIH is encoded by the coding sequence ATGGCGGACAAGGTGGTGGATGCACTACTTGGTTCCACTGTTAAAGTTCTAGTGGAGAAGGCAATAAACTTGGCTTCCGAGCAAATTGGCCTGTTTGTTGGCTTGAAGAAAGATTTGGAGAAACTGACGGACACGTTGACTCTGATCCAGGCTGTCCTTCGTGATGCAGAGGAACAACTGGTGACTCAAGAGTTCGTGAAGCGATGGTTGGAGAACCTTGAAGCAGCGGCTTTCGATGCTGGTAATCTCTTGGATGACATCAACTATGAGATGATCCGGCGCAAAGTTAAGATTCAAAACCAAATGAAGAGGAAGGTATGCTTCTTCTTCTCACTCCCCAATCCCATTGCATTTCGTTCCAAAATGGCCTGCAAGATTCAGAAAATCAATATGGATTTGAAAAGAATCAATGAAGAAGCAAGGAACTTTAGCCTCCAGTCACAGACAGCATCTGCTCTTTCTCCTCCCAGTGAAGCACGATTTATAAAGAACAGAGAGACTGACTCTGTTACTGTTGATGCGAGTTTCGTTGGAAGAGATAATGATGTCTCAGCAATAGTAACACAATTGACTGCCATGAATAATAATGAAACTATCTCCGTTCTCGCTATAGTAGGGATGGGAGGTATCGGGAAGACCACCTTGGCTCGAAAAGttttcaatgatccaaatattgAAAAACATTTTGACAAGAGAATATGGGTGTGTGTCTCGGAGGATTTCAATTCCAATAGGCTGTTTGGAATGATTCTACAATCGCTGCAAGGTCGAGAGCCTGAAGCCAAGGATAGGGAAGCCAGAGTCAAGCAGCTTAAGGCATTATTGGGTGGTAAAAAATACCTACTGGTCTTGGATGATGTGTGGAATAAGGAGTCCACGCTGTGGAATGATTTTCTTGGGTCTTTGAAAGGTACTAGCCAAGAAATGGGGAGTTGGATTCTTGTGACCACTCGTGAGCAACAAGTGGCAACCATCACGAGAATTTCTTCTCCTCAAGATTGTTCCTTGAAACAATTATCAGATGATCAATGTTGGCTCATTCTCAAAGAAAATGCATTTGTTGGTGGGGAAGTGCCGGTTGGGCTGCAAGATATAGGGTTGAAGATTGCGCAAAGATGCCGAGGCTTACCATTGGCTGCAAGTGTTCTCGGTGGCATGCTGCACAACAAGGGACCAGATGAATGGCAAAGCTTAGAGAGTGGGCTTCAAAGTTTAGGCGGAGATGAAAATAGTTACGTCACTAAAATTTTGAAGTTGAGCTTTGATCATCTTCCACATCCTTCTCTTAAAAAGTGTTTTGCATATTGTTCAATTTTTCCCCAGGATTTTGAAATGGAAAGGAATCAATTAATCCAACTTTGGGCTGCAGAAGGATTTCTTAatccaaatccaagagaaaagatGTGTATGGAGGAAGTTGGTAAGATGTATTTTAACATTTTGTTGGATAGTAACTTGTTTCAAGATGCAGAGAAGGATGCTTATGGGAATGTTTTGTACTGCAAAATCCATGATCTTGTGCATGATATGGTGCAATCCATTTCCAATTCCAAAACTTTAAGGTTGACAGAGTCTAGTAGTGTTGATAAGGAAACGTCTTCTATTCGGTATCTTGCATTGGAGAGAAGTCAAGAAGAAATGACATTTCCTTCCACTGAAAGTTTCAAGTGTATTACAACATTGTTTTTGCGGGGAAACATATCACTTAATGATAGGGAGATGTCATTTTTTATGTTGCGAGTTTTGAACTTAAGGGCATTGAGTGTCAAAGAGCTTCCTAAATCAATTGGCAAGCTAACTCATTTGCGATATCTTGATTCATCAAAAACTTCAATCAAAACATTACCAGAGTCTCTATGTCAACTTTACAGTTTGCAGACATTAAGAGTTAAATATTGTGACTCACTGACAAAGTTTCCCGAGAATTTCAAGAATTTGGTGAATTTGAGGCACTTTGACTTTTTCTCCAAGGATAAATCAACTGATATCATGCCTTTGGAGATCGGACAGTTGCAATTTCTCCAAACTTTGCCATTTTTCAATATTGGTGAAGAAAGAGGTCGACAAATTGGAGAATTGAGGAATTTGAAGAATCTCAGTGGACAACTTGAGGTACGTAATCTTGAATTAGTGAGAAGCAAGGAAGAAGCCGAGTCTGCAAATCTGATTGGGAAGCCAAACATTGATGTGTTAAAATTACTGTGGAATGAAATAGACAATTCAAGAAATAATGATAGTGAATACAATCAAGTGTTGGAAGGCTTGCATCCTCACCCAAATTTGAAAGGTTTGATAATTGAAAGATTTTTTGGTGACCAGCTTTCGACATGGATTGGAGAACTCGGGAGATTGGTGAAATTCGAATtgcaaaattgtaaaaattgCAAAGAGTTACCAACTCTTGGAAACATGCCTCTCCTCAGATTTCTTCACTTGGAAGGACTTGACAGCCTAACAAGCTTAGGCCCTTCTTTTTATGGCAGATCAGGCCTGCATAGTGGCGGTACCTGTCAAAGACCCCTAAACTTGTTTCCAACACTTGAATGTCTCATTGTAGAAGATATGCTAAATTTGAGGGAATGGACGGAAGCAAGTGTTGATGATGGGATGGTGGTGGTGTTTCCGGTCCTTGGTATGATGAGGATTATTAATTGCCCTCAGTTAGCCACTCTTCCAAATTATTTTCCACGTCTCAAGGAATTGGAGATCCATAACACTCAAAATGGATCAGCATTAATGACATATATTTGTAGCGGAGTCAGCACTCTCACTAGACTTTCCATTGAGAGTGTGAATAGGTTCACCAAGCTATCAAATGTGTTATTCCAAAACAATCCCAAGCTTGAACATCTCGAATTAAACGAATGTGATGATTTGACCCATTTCTTGGATTTTTCGTTTGATGTTCCTCAAACTTCAAAAAGACCAAGTTACCAATCAGTACTTGAGCACACTTGTATTGACAAAAATGATCCTCGACATTTGGTTGGCCTTGAGTCCCTAGAGACATTAATTGTTCATCACTGTCCCTCGCTGGAGTCAATTTCAATCCCCAGGGGACGCAAATACTTCACAGCCTTGCGAGAATTAAACATTCAGTGGTGCCATGGGTTGACCCACTTGTCCATCCCCCAAATATCTGAGTCAGGGTGGGATTCCACTTCTTCACCACTCTCCTCCTCCAGTACTTGTCCTCCTCCTCTTCGTCTTGAGCGATTGGTAGTATACGGATGCACCAATCTTATCTCCTTCCCAATTGATTTAGCCCGAACACCTTCTCTCTCTTACGTGGACATATCAGAATGTGAGGAATTAACCGACTTGCCCAAGGGTAAGCTTTGTTCTCTTACAAGCTTGAGAAGGTTAGAAATCGGACCATTCTCAGAAACCACCACAGAGCTGCATTGCTTCCTAGACCTCTTTGATGCTCTCCCACCACCGCACCCCTACTTCCCCTCCCTTTCAACATTATTTCTGTTTGGATGGCCTCATTGGGAATCTCTGCCCGAGCAACTTCAGCACCTCTCTGCCCTAACAGCTCTTGCACTAAGTGGTTTTGGAGTAAAATCATTGCCTGATTGGTTTGGGAAGCTTTCCTCACTTGAAAAACTCAGTCTCTGGGCTTGTGAAAAGTTAGAGAATTTACCCTCTCACCAATCTATGAGAAGCCTCACCAGACTAAGAGAGCTGCAGATTTTTTATTGTCCCCTTGTAAAGGAAAGATGCAATCCAgagagcagcagcagcagcagcagcgacCCCAATTCTGAGCGGTCGAAGATCTCCCACATTCCTTATATTCTCATTCATTAG